A genomic window from Macaca thibetana thibetana isolate TM-01 chromosome 16, ASM2454274v1, whole genome shotgun sequence includes:
- the MRPL10 gene encoding 39S ribosomal protein L10, mitochondrial, with translation MAAAVAGLLRGGFLPQAGRLPTLQTVRYGSKAVTRHRRVMHFQRQKLMAVTEYIPPKPAIHPACLPSPPSPPQEETGLIRLLRREIAAVFQDNRMIAVCQNVALSAEDKLLMRHQLRKHKILMKVFPNQVLKPFLEDSKYQNLLPLFVGHNILLVSEEPKVKEMVRILRTVPFLPLLGGCIDDTILSRQGFINYSKLPSLPLVQGELVGGLTHLTTQTHSLLQHQPLQLTTLLDQYIREQREKDSVVSASGKPDPPDPVPDS, from the exons GCCGGCTGCCTACCCTCCAGACTGTCCGCTATGGCTCCAAGGCTGTTACCCGCCACCGTCGTGTGATGCACTTTCAGCGGCAGAAGCTGATGGCTGTGACTGAATATATACCCCCAAAACCAGCCATCCACCCAGCATGCCTGCCATCTCCTCCCAGCCCCCCACAGGAG GAGACAGGCCTCATCAGGCTTCTCCGCCGGGAGATAGCAGCAGTTTTCCAGGACAACCGAATGATAGCCGTCTGCCAGAACGTGGCTCTGAGCGCAGAGGACAAGCTTCTTATGCGACACCAGCTGCGGAAACACAAGATCCTGATGAAGGTCTTCCCCAACCAG GTCCTGAAGCCCTTCCTGGAGGATTCCAAGTACCAAAATTTGCTGCCCCTTTTTGTGGGGCACAACATACTGCTGGTCAGTGAAGAGCCCAAGGTCAAGGAGATGGTACGGATCTTAAGGACTGTGCCGTTCCTGCCGCTGCTAG GTGGCTGCATTGATGACACCATCCTCAGCAGGCAGGGCTTTATCAACTACTCCAAGCTCCCCAGCCTGCCCCTGGTGCAGGGGGAGCTTGTTGGAGGCCTCACCCACCTCACGACCCAGACCCACTCCCTGCTTCAGCACCAGCCCCTGCAGCTGACCACCCTGTTGGACCAGTACATCAGAGAGCAACGCGAGAAGGATTCTGTTGTGTCGGCCAGTGGGAAGCCAGATCCTCCTGACCCTGTTCCGGACTCATAG
- the OSBPL7 gene encoding oxysterol-binding protein-related protein 7 isoform X1, whose protein sequence is MDFQERDPPFLPESAQSSKPSSAQQASELWEVVEEPRGRLGTEGVMPERQEGHLLKKRKWPLKGWHKRYFVLEDGILHYATTRQDITKGKLHGSIDVRLSVMSINKKAQRIDLDTEDNIYHLKIKSQDLFQSWVAQLRAHRLAHRLDMSRGTLPSTTHRKVPGAQLPTAATASALPGLGPREKVSSWLRDSDGLDRCSHELSECQGKLQELHRLLQSLESLHRIPSAPVIPTHQASVTTERPKKGKRTSRMWCTQSFAKDDTIGRVGRLHGSVPNLSRYLESRDSSGTRGLPPTDYAHLQRSFWALAQKVHSSLSSVLAALTTERDRLRDMHQGSELSRMGVSEAPTGQRRLHSLSTSSDTTADSFSSLNPEEQEALYMKGRELTPQLSQTSILSLADSHTEFFDACEVLLSASSSENEGSEEEESCTSEITTSLSEEVLDLRGAERCQKGGCVPGRPMAPPRRRCLPAASGPGADVSLWNILRNNIGKDLSKVSMPVQLNEPLNTLQRLCEELEYSSLLDQASRIADPCERMVYIAAFAVSAYSSTYHRAGCKPFNPVLGETYECERPDRGFRFISEQVSHHPPISACHAESENFAFWQDMKWKNKFWGKSLEIVPVGTVNVSLPRFGDHFEWNKVTSCIHNVLSGQRWIEHYGEVLIRNTQDSSCHCKITFCKAKYWSSNVHEVQGAVLSRSGRVLHRLFGKWHEGLYRGPTPGGQCIWKPNSMPPDHERNFGFTQFALELNELTAELKRSLPSTDTRLRPDQRYLEEGNIQAAEAQKRRIEQLQRDRRKVMEENNIVHQARFFRRQTDSSGKEWWVTNNTYWRLRAEPGYGNMDGAVLW, encoded by the exons ATGGACTTCCAAGAGAGGGACCCGCCCTTCCTGCCTGAGAGCGCTCAGTCCTCAAAGCCCAGCAGTGCTCAGCAG GCCTCTGAGCTGTGGGAGGTGGTGGAGGAGCCTCGGGGCAGGCTGGGGACAGAGGGTGTCATGCCTGAGAGGCAGGAAGGTCACCTGCTCAAGAAGAGGAAGTGGCCTCTGAAGGGCTGGCACAAG AGATACTTTGTGCTCGAGGATGGAATCCTTCATTATGCAACTACCCGGCAAGAC ATCACCAAGGGGAAGCTCCATGGCTCCATCGATGTCCGGCTGTCGGTCATGTCCATCAACAAAAAGGCCCAGCGCATTGACCTTGACACTGAAGACAACATCTACCACCTCAAG ATCAAATCCCAGGACCTGTTCCAGAGCTGGGTGGCACAGCTGCGTGCCCACCGCCTAGCCCACCGCCTGGACATGTCCCGTGGCACACTGCCCAGTACCACTCACCGGAAG GTTCCTGGTGCCCAGCTTCCAACAGCAGCTACTGCCTCAGCCCTACCTGGGCTTGGACCGCGGGAGAAGGTGTCTTCCTGGCTGAGGGACAGTGATGGGCTGGACCGTTGCTCTCATG AGCTCTCTGAGTGTCAGGGGAAGCTCCAGGAACTACACAGGCTCCTCCAGAGCCTGGAGTCCCTGCACCGAATCCCCTCAGCCCCTGTTATCCCTACACACCAG GCCTCAGTGACAACTGAAAGACCCAAGAAGGGGAAACGGACCAGCCGCATGTGGTGTACCCAGAGCTTTGCCAAGGATGATACCATTGGACGG GTTGGTCGTCTCCACGGCTCTGTTCCCAACCTGTCTCGCTACCTGGAGTCTCGGGACTCCTCGGGCACCCGTGGGCTGCCACCCACAGACTATGCCCACCTGCAGCGCAGCTTCTGGGCCCTGGCCCAGAAGG TGCACAGCTCCCTCAGCAGCGTCCTGGCCGCCCTCACCACGGAACGGGACCGACTGAGGGATATGCACCAGGGCTCAGAGTTGTCAAGGATGGGG GTCTCCGAGGCCCCCACTGGCCAGAGGCGCCTCCACTCACTGTCCACCTCCTCCGACACCACGGCGGACTCTTTCAGCTCCCTCAACCCTGAGGAG CAAGAAGCTCTGTACATGAAGGGGCGCGAGCTCACCCCCCAGCTGTCGCAGACCAGCATCCTGTCCCTTGCTGATTCCCACACAGAGTTCTTCGATGCCTGTGAGGTTCTCCTGTCCGCCAGCTCTTCTGAGAATGAG GGCTCAGAGGAGGAGGAGTCGTGTACCAGTGAAATCACCACCAGTCTGTCTGAGGAGGTGCTGGACCTCAGGGGAGCTGAGCGCTGTCAGAAAG GGGGGTGTGTTCCAGGGAGACCCATGGCGCCACCCCGCCGTCGCTGCCTGCCGGCGGCCAGCGGACCTGGGGCTGACGTGAGCCTGTGGAACATTCTGCGCAACAACATCGGCAAAGACCTGTCCAAGGTGTCAATGCCTGTGCAGCTCAACGAGCCGCTCAACACTCTGCAGCGGCTCTGCGAGGAGCTGGAGTACAGCAGCCTCCTGGACCAGGCCAGCCGCATCGCCGACCCCTGCGAGCGCATG GTGTACATCGCAGCCTTTGCTGTCTCAGCCTACTCCTCTACGTACCATCGAGCTGGCTGCAAGCCCTTCAACCCTGTCCTGGGGGAGACCTATGAGTGTGAGCGGCCTGACCGAGGCTTCCGCTTCATCAGTGAGCAG GTCTCCCACCACCCCCCTATCTCGGCCTGCCATGCGGAGTCTGAGAACTTCGCCTTCTGGCAAG ATATGAAGTGGAAGAACAAGTTTTGGGGCAAATCCCTGGAGATTGTGCCTGTGGGAACAGTCAATGTCAGCCTGCCCAG GTTTGGGGACCACTTTGAGTGGAACAAGGTGACGTCTTGCATTCACAATGTCCTGAGTGGTCAGCGCTGGATTGAGCACTATGGGGAGGTGCTCATCCGGAACACACAGGACAGCTCCTGCCACTGCAAGATCACCTTCTGCAAG gccaAGTACTGGAGTTCCAATGTCCACGAGGTGCAGGGCGCTGTGCTCAGTCGGAGTGGCCGTGTCCTCCATCGACTCTTTGGGAAGTGGCATGAGGGGCTGTACCGGGGACCCACACCAGGCGGCCAGTGCATCTGGAAACCCA ACTCAATGCCCCCCGACCATGAGCGCAACTTCGGCTTCACCCAGTTTGCCCTGGAGCTGAATGAGCTGACGGCAGAGCTGAAACGGTCACTGCCTTCCACCGACACGAGGCTCCGGCCAGACCAGAG GTACCTGGAGGAGGGGAACATACAGGCTGCTGAGGCCCAGAAGAGAAGGATCGAGCAGCTGCAGCGAGACAGGCGCAAAGTCATGGAGGAAAACAACATCGTACACCAGGCTCGCTTCTTCAG GCGGCAGACAGATAGCAGCGGGAAGGAGTGGTGGGTGACCAACAATACCTACTGGAGGCTGCGGGCCGAGCCAGGCTACGGGAACATGGATGGGGCCGTGCTCTGGTAG
- the OSBPL7 gene encoding oxysterol-binding protein-related protein 7 isoform X2 has protein sequence MDFQERDPPFLPESAQSSKPSSAQQASELWEVVEEPRGRLGTEGVMPERQEGHLLKKRKWPLKGWHKRYFVLEDGILHYATTRQDITKGKLHGSIDVRLSVMSINKKAQRIDLDTEDNIYHLKIKSQDLFQSWVAQLRAHRLAHRLDMSRGTLPSTTHRKVPGAQLPTAATASALPGLGPREKVSSWLRDSDGLDRCSHELSECQGKLQELHRLLQSLESLHRIPSAPVIPTHQASVTTERPKKGKRTSRMWCTQSFAKDDTIGRVGRLHGSVPNLSRYLESRDSSGTRGLPPTDYAHLQRSFWALAQKVHSSLSSVLAALTTERDRLRDMHQGSELSRMGVSEAPTGQRRLHSLSTSSDTTADSFSSLNPEEQEALYMKGRELTPQLSQTSILSLADSHTEFFDACEVLLSASSSENEGSEEEESCTSEITTSLSEEVLDLRGAERCQKGGCVPGRPMAPPRRRCLPAASGPGADVSLWNILRNNIGKDLSKVSMPVQLNEPLNTLQRLCEELEYSSLLDQASRIADPCERMVYIAAFAVSAYSSTYHRAGCKPFNPVLGETYECERPDRGFRFISEQVSHHPPISACHAESENFAFWQDMKWKNKFWGKSLEIVPVGTVNVSLPRFGDHFEWNKVTSCIHNVLSGQRWIEHYGEVLIRNTQDSSCHCKITFCKAKYWSSNVHEVQGAVLSRSGRVLHRLFGKWHEGLYRGPTPGGQCIWKPNSMPPDHERNFGFTQFALELNELTAELKRSLPSTDTRLRPDQRYLEEGNIQAAEAQKRRIEQLQRDRRKVMEENNIVHQARFFSFQLLRP, from the exons ATGGACTTCCAAGAGAGGGACCCGCCCTTCCTGCCTGAGAGCGCTCAGTCCTCAAAGCCCAGCAGTGCTCAGCAG GCCTCTGAGCTGTGGGAGGTGGTGGAGGAGCCTCGGGGCAGGCTGGGGACAGAGGGTGTCATGCCTGAGAGGCAGGAAGGTCACCTGCTCAAGAAGAGGAAGTGGCCTCTGAAGGGCTGGCACAAG AGATACTTTGTGCTCGAGGATGGAATCCTTCATTATGCAACTACCCGGCAAGAC ATCACCAAGGGGAAGCTCCATGGCTCCATCGATGTCCGGCTGTCGGTCATGTCCATCAACAAAAAGGCCCAGCGCATTGACCTTGACACTGAAGACAACATCTACCACCTCAAG ATCAAATCCCAGGACCTGTTCCAGAGCTGGGTGGCACAGCTGCGTGCCCACCGCCTAGCCCACCGCCTGGACATGTCCCGTGGCACACTGCCCAGTACCACTCACCGGAAG GTTCCTGGTGCCCAGCTTCCAACAGCAGCTACTGCCTCAGCCCTACCTGGGCTTGGACCGCGGGAGAAGGTGTCTTCCTGGCTGAGGGACAGTGATGGGCTGGACCGTTGCTCTCATG AGCTCTCTGAGTGTCAGGGGAAGCTCCAGGAACTACACAGGCTCCTCCAGAGCCTGGAGTCCCTGCACCGAATCCCCTCAGCCCCTGTTATCCCTACACACCAG GCCTCAGTGACAACTGAAAGACCCAAGAAGGGGAAACGGACCAGCCGCATGTGGTGTACCCAGAGCTTTGCCAAGGATGATACCATTGGACGG GTTGGTCGTCTCCACGGCTCTGTTCCCAACCTGTCTCGCTACCTGGAGTCTCGGGACTCCTCGGGCACCCGTGGGCTGCCACCCACAGACTATGCCCACCTGCAGCGCAGCTTCTGGGCCCTGGCCCAGAAGG TGCACAGCTCCCTCAGCAGCGTCCTGGCCGCCCTCACCACGGAACGGGACCGACTGAGGGATATGCACCAGGGCTCAGAGTTGTCAAGGATGGGG GTCTCCGAGGCCCCCACTGGCCAGAGGCGCCTCCACTCACTGTCCACCTCCTCCGACACCACGGCGGACTCTTTCAGCTCCCTCAACCCTGAGGAG CAAGAAGCTCTGTACATGAAGGGGCGCGAGCTCACCCCCCAGCTGTCGCAGACCAGCATCCTGTCCCTTGCTGATTCCCACACAGAGTTCTTCGATGCCTGTGAGGTTCTCCTGTCCGCCAGCTCTTCTGAGAATGAG GGCTCAGAGGAGGAGGAGTCGTGTACCAGTGAAATCACCACCAGTCTGTCTGAGGAGGTGCTGGACCTCAGGGGAGCTGAGCGCTGTCAGAAAG GGGGGTGTGTTCCAGGGAGACCCATGGCGCCACCCCGCCGTCGCTGCCTGCCGGCGGCCAGCGGACCTGGGGCTGACGTGAGCCTGTGGAACATTCTGCGCAACAACATCGGCAAAGACCTGTCCAAGGTGTCAATGCCTGTGCAGCTCAACGAGCCGCTCAACACTCTGCAGCGGCTCTGCGAGGAGCTGGAGTACAGCAGCCTCCTGGACCAGGCCAGCCGCATCGCCGACCCCTGCGAGCGCATG GTGTACATCGCAGCCTTTGCTGTCTCAGCCTACTCCTCTACGTACCATCGAGCTGGCTGCAAGCCCTTCAACCCTGTCCTGGGGGAGACCTATGAGTGTGAGCGGCCTGACCGAGGCTTCCGCTTCATCAGTGAGCAG GTCTCCCACCACCCCCCTATCTCGGCCTGCCATGCGGAGTCTGAGAACTTCGCCTTCTGGCAAG ATATGAAGTGGAAGAACAAGTTTTGGGGCAAATCCCTGGAGATTGTGCCTGTGGGAACAGTCAATGTCAGCCTGCCCAG GTTTGGGGACCACTTTGAGTGGAACAAGGTGACGTCTTGCATTCACAATGTCCTGAGTGGTCAGCGCTGGATTGAGCACTATGGGGAGGTGCTCATCCGGAACACACAGGACAGCTCCTGCCACTGCAAGATCACCTTCTGCAAG gccaAGTACTGGAGTTCCAATGTCCACGAGGTGCAGGGCGCTGTGCTCAGTCGGAGTGGCCGTGTCCTCCATCGACTCTTTGGGAAGTGGCATGAGGGGCTGTACCGGGGACCCACACCAGGCGGCCAGTGCATCTGGAAACCCA ACTCAATGCCCCCCGACCATGAGCGCAACTTCGGCTTCACCCAGTTTGCCCTGGAGCTGAATGAGCTGACGGCAGAGCTGAAACGGTCACTGCCTTCCACCGACACGAGGCTCCGGCCAGACCAGAG GTACCTGGAGGAGGGGAACATACAGGCTGCTGAGGCCCAGAAGAGAAGGATCGAGCAGCTGCAGCGAGACAGGCGCAAAGTCATGGAGGAAAACAACATCGTACACCAGGCTCGCTTCTTCAG CTTCCAGCTCCTTCGTCCCTGA